The following coding sequences lie in one Pseudoalteromonas sp. Scap06 genomic window:
- the uvrB gene encoding excinuclease ABC subunit UvrB, with protein sequence MSDHFQLVSKFKPAGDQPTAIAQLCEGLEAGLAQQTLLGATGTGKTFTMANIISDLNRPTIIMAHNKTLAAQLYGEMKEFFPHNAVEYFVSYYDYYQPEAYVVASDTFIEKDASINEHIEQMRLSATKALLERRDTIIVASVSAIYGLGDPDSYMKMMLLLKVGEKVDQRDMLRRLAELQYTRNDIDFSRGTYRVRGEVVDIFPAESDTYAVRVEMFDDEVERLSIFDPLTGAVEKHIVRATIYPKTHYVTPREKILEAIEKIKAELKERRAQLLSANKLVEEQRIAQRTQYDIEMMTELGYCSGIENYSRYLSGRTPGDPPPTLLDYLPDDALMIIDESHVTVSQIGAMYKGDRSRKENLVEYGFRMPSAMDNRPLRFEEFEAIAPQTIYVSATPGDFELERSNGEVAEQVIRPTGLLDPVIEVRPVGDQVDDLLSEIYKCVEAKERVLVTTLTKRMAEDLTDYLSEHNVKVRYLHSDIDTVERVEIIRDLRAGVFDVLVGINLLREGLDMPEVALVAILDADKEGFLRSARSLIQTIGRAARHLDGRAILYGDRVTKSMAKAIEETDRRREIQHAYNVKHGIEPSALVKKILDVMDVGQDASPQDNLQLIRKDSKKILSAKEIATQIKQLETKMHAYASDLEFEKAASVRDEIHELQQQLIN encoded by the coding sequence TTGAGCGATCATTTTCAGCTAGTATCAAAATTTAAACCCGCAGGGGATCAGCCAACCGCTATTGCTCAGTTGTGTGAAGGCTTAGAGGCCGGACTGGCCCAGCAAACCTTATTAGGCGCAACGGGAACCGGTAAAACGTTCACTATGGCTAACATTATTAGTGATTTAAACCGGCCAACTATTATTATGGCGCATAATAAAACCTTAGCGGCTCAATTGTATGGCGAAATGAAAGAATTTTTTCCACATAATGCGGTTGAATACTTTGTATCTTACTACGATTACTACCAACCTGAAGCCTATGTGGTAGCCAGCGACACCTTTATCGAAAAAGACGCATCTATTAATGAACACATAGAGCAAATGCGACTCAGTGCCACTAAAGCGCTTTTAGAGCGACGCGATACCATTATTGTTGCCTCTGTGTCGGCAATTTATGGTTTGGGCGATCCTGACTCATACATGAAAATGATGCTGCTTTTAAAAGTAGGTGAAAAGGTCGATCAACGTGACATGCTGCGCCGTCTTGCAGAGCTACAATATACGCGAAACGATATTGATTTTAGTCGCGGTACATACCGCGTTCGTGGTGAAGTGGTTGATATATTTCCAGCTGAATCAGACACCTATGCAGTGCGTGTAGAAATGTTTGATGACGAAGTTGAACGCTTAAGTATTTTTGACCCATTAACCGGTGCGGTAGAAAAACACATAGTACGTGCCACTATTTATCCTAAAACTCACTATGTAACGCCACGAGAAAAAATTCTCGAAGCCATAGAAAAAATTAAAGCCGAACTCAAAGAGCGCAGAGCACAATTGCTCAGCGCAAACAAGTTAGTAGAAGAGCAGCGCATAGCTCAGCGTACCCAATACGATATAGAAATGATGACCGAGCTTGGTTATTGCTCTGGTATTGAAAACTACAGCCGTTATTTATCGGGGCGTACACCTGGCGATCCACCGCCAACATTACTGGACTATTTACCCGACGATGCATTAATGATTATTGATGAATCGCACGTAACCGTCTCGCAAATTGGTGCCATGTATAAAGGCGATAGAAGCCGTAAAGAAAACCTCGTTGAATATGGTTTTAGAATGCCCTCAGCTATGGATAACAGGCCACTGCGTTTTGAAGAGTTTGAGGCCATTGCACCACAAACCATTTATGTATCGGCCACCCCAGGCGACTTTGAATTAGAGCGCAGCAACGGCGAAGTTGCAGAGCAGGTTATTCGTCCAACCGGCTTACTTGACCCTGTTATTGAAGTTCGCCCAGTAGGCGATCAGGTTGATGATTTACTCTCAGAAATTTACAAATGTGTTGAAGCAAAAGAGCGAGTGCTGGTAACCACGCTTACCAAACGTATGGCTGAAGATTTAACTGACTACCTGAGTGAGCACAATGTAAAAGTACGTTATTTACACTCTGACATTGATACCGTAGAGCGGGTAGAAATTATTCGAGATTTACGTGCCGGTGTATTTGATGTGTTAGTAGGCATTAACTTACTACGTGAAGGCTTAGATATGCCAGAAGTTGCACTAGTGGCTATTTTAGATGCTGATAAAGAAGGCTTTTTACGTTCAGCGCGCTCACTTATTCAAACAATAGGCCGTGCGGCGCGCCACCTTGATGGCCGCGCTATTTTATACGGTGACAGAGTGACTAAATCGATGGCCAAAGCCATTGAAGAAACTGACCGACGCCGAGAAATACAACATGCTTATAATGTTAAGCACGGTATTGAACCTAGTGCCTTGGTTAAAAAGATACTTGATGTAATGGATGTAGGCCAAGATGCCTCACCGCAAGACAATCTACAGCTTATTCGTAAAGACTCTAAAAAAATCCTCAGTGCTAAAGAAATTGCAACGCAAATTAAGCAGTTAGAAACCAAAATGCATGCGTATGCCAGTGATTTAGAATTTGAAAAAGCCGCCTCAGTGCGCGACGAAATACATGAACTACAACAACAGTTGATTAATTAA
- the queC gene encoding 7-cyano-7-deazaguanine synthase QueC, giving the protein MTQKVVVIYSGGMDSFTVLNKALQQGHDVYALSFDYGQRHVKELKVAANVCEKLNVPHKIVDISAINQLIGGSSLTDDIDVPEGHYEEESMKSTIVPNRNMILLSLAVGYAVSLKASKVYYGAHSGDHAIYPDCRPEFVKKMDDVCRIANYDAVEIFSPYLNNTKIDILTDGIKMGLDYSQTWTCYNGRDKACGKCGACQERLEAFELNNVTDPLEYE; this is encoded by the coding sequence ATGACGCAAAAAGTAGTTGTTATTTATTCCGGCGGTATGGACTCATTTACTGTATTAAATAAAGCCTTGCAGCAAGGCCATGATGTTTATGCCCTCTCGTTTGATTATGGTCAGCGTCATGTTAAAGAACTTAAAGTTGCCGCCAACGTATGTGAAAAGCTAAATGTCCCGCACAAAATTGTTGATATATCAGCAATTAATCAGCTTATTGGTGGTTCGTCGTTAACAGACGATATTGATGTGCCAGAAGGCCATTACGAAGAAGAAAGCATGAAAAGCACCATTGTGCCTAACCGCAATATGATTTTACTTTCCTTAGCGGTAGGTTATGCAGTGTCGCTTAAAGCGAGCAAAGTATATTACGGCGCGCATTCAGGCGATCATGCAATTTACCCTGACTGTCGTCCTGAGTTTGTTAAAAAGATGGATGATGTATGTCGTATTGCAAATTACGATGCAGTAGAAATTTTTAGCCCGTATTTAAACAATACTAAAATCGATATTTTAACCGACGGTATTAAAATGGGCTTAGACTACAGCCAAACATGGACCTGTTATAATGGTCGTGACAAAGCGTGTGGTAAATGTGGTGCCTGCCAAGAACGTTTAGAGGCCTTTGAGCTTAACAACGTGACAGACCCGCTTGAATATGAGTAA
- the rsxA gene encoding electron transport complex subunit RsxA: MTEYVLLLIGTVLVNNFVLVQFLGLCPFMGVSGKLDTAIGMSLATTFVLTLASVTSYLVNEYILLPLDITYLKTMSFILVIAVVVQFTEMVVRKTSPTLYRLLGIFLPLITTNCAVLGVALLNIKEDHTFLQSAVYGFGAAVGFSLVLVLFAALRERLAAADVPTPFKGASIAMITAGLMSMAFMGFTGLVKF; this comes from the coding sequence ATGACAGAATACGTCTTGTTATTAATTGGAACAGTGTTAGTTAACAACTTTGTATTAGTACAATTTTTAGGCCTTTGCCCGTTTATGGGTGTATCAGGAAAACTTGATACAGCCATAGGTATGTCTTTAGCAACTACCTTTGTGCTAACGCTTGCCTCTGTGACCAGTTATTTAGTAAACGAGTATATTTTATTACCACTAGATATCACCTACCTGAAAACAATGAGCTTTATTTTAGTTATTGCAGTGGTTGTTCAATTTACTGAAATGGTTGTTAGAAAAACCAGTCCAACGTTATACCGTCTACTGGGAATATTTTTACCTTTAATAACGACTAACTGTGCAGTACTCGGTGTTGCTTTATTAAACATCAAAGAAGATCACACCTTTTTACAATCTGCCGTTTATGGCTTTGGTGCCGCTGTAGGTTTTTCATTAGTATTGGTTTTATTTGCGGCATTGCGCGAACGTTTGGCCGCAGCAGATGTGCCCACTCCATTTAAAGGAGCTTCAATCGCAATGATAACGGCAGGTTTAATGTCAATGGCCTTTATGGGTTTTACTGGATTAGTGAAGTTTTAA
- a CDS encoding tRNA (adenine(22)-N(1))-methyltransferase TrmK: MKLSKRLNAINSLITQPHDIVWDCCCDHGFLGMALLERGIAKQINFVDIIPELMEALEQSLQQFEQVKSLPSWQVRCEDVAQIKLPTGAKQVIVIAGVGGDLCLKLIQQIIANNPQSLKQLRFIICPIMHLYKVRAGLQACNLQLESEQIIVENKRFYEVLQVSFNATGTITKTGANMWDIHNSQHHQYQQQLLDHYTRMLNKDRLYYQKVITEYQHVFGR; the protein is encoded by the coding sequence ATGAAACTGAGTAAACGTTTAAACGCCATCAATTCGTTAATTACACAGCCGCACGATATTGTTTGGGATTGTTGTTGCGATCATGGCTTTTTAGGTATGGCATTACTTGAGCGCGGCATAGCCAAACAAATAAACTTTGTTGATATTATTCCAGAGTTAATGGAAGCGCTTGAGCAGTCGCTACAACAATTTGAGCAAGTAAAGTCTTTGCCTTCATGGCAAGTGCGCTGCGAAGATGTTGCTCAAATTAAACTGCCAACAGGTGCTAAGCAAGTAATTGTTATTGCTGGAGTAGGGGGCGATTTATGTTTAAAGCTAATTCAGCAAATTATTGCTAATAACCCACAAAGCCTTAAACAACTTCGTTTTATTATTTGCCCTATTATGCACCTTTATAAGGTACGTGCGGGTTTACAGGCGTGTAATTTGCAGCTCGAAAGCGAGCAAATTATTGTTGAAAATAAGCGTTTTTACGAAGTGTTACAAGTCAGCTTTAATGCCACGGGCACTATCACTAAAACGGGGGCTAACATGTGGGATATACATAACTCTCAACATCATCAATATCAGCAACAATTGCTTGACCATTATACCCGAATGCTCAATAAAGATAGACTTTACTATCAAAAAGTTATAACAGAGTATCAACACGTATTTGGACGCTAA
- the rsxB gene encoding electron transport complex subunit RsxB, translating into MTLLYALIALGLLALIFGLILGFAAVRFRVEGNPVVEQIDTILPQTQCGQCGYPGCRPYAEAIANGDEINKCPPGGDATVKKLADLMGVEAKPLAGGEQAEPVKTVAYIREDECIGCTKCIQACPVDAIVGATRQMHTVLIDECTGCDLCVEPCPVDCIDMLPVAPTKQTWKWQLDAIPVTQID; encoded by the coding sequence ATGACCTTGTTGTACGCTTTAATAGCGCTGGGTTTGCTGGCGTTAATTTTCGGATTAATTTTAGGATTTGCAGCTGTTCGCTTTCGCGTTGAAGGTAACCCTGTAGTGGAGCAAATCGATACCATTTTGCCACAAACACAGTGTGGTCAATGTGGTTATCCTGGTTGTCGCCCTTATGCAGAAGCCATTGCCAATGGCGATGAAATAAACAAGTGCCCACCCGGTGGTGATGCGACAGTTAAAAAGTTAGCCGATTTGATGGGTGTTGAGGCTAAACCTCTAGCCGGCGGCGAACAAGCAGAGCCAGTTAAAACGGTGGCCTACATTCGCGAAGATGAATGTATTGGTTGTACCAAATGTATTCAAGCCTGCCCTGTTGATGCCATTGTTGGTGCAACCCGTCAAATGCACACCGTTCTAATTGACGAATGTACAGGCTGCGATTTGTGCGTTGAACCTTGTCCGGTCGATTGTATTGACATGCTACCCGTTGCACCAACAAAACAAACTTGGAAATGGCAACTAGACGCTATTCCTGTTACCCAAATAGATTAG
- a CDS encoding GGDEF domain-containing protein: MAAFKKLIFIQLMAWLILVTAGCYFISQNFDSAIGKAQKNAQATVEQYIKNLSATDLSADNLKNTLASSEIFSHFTLRDYQGAEVFSVNNSAQLPVIAELIQSNNNSVRPQYATNDNADIKVEFKINITHLSEQFQTAFFIILIISTLLALIPIALMKTIVKHINDNICTDVADVIDIYINQNQLGDDFATKIDSPELAKLGKSLIPSFNRLSHFLKSKNDNIKNAAHTIKREAYKDGVTELGNRNMFVDYYEKNIENTEVSTFGSLALVRCSELQSINQSRGYQKGDEYIKAVADIIVSISGTYSGSQVFRVNSSDFITILPNTPLKEAEKFGENLQSRFTQYMQNQELSSVANTGIVGYEKSKPLGELLSIVDNAMSMAQSKQANAWHVQRDTDLVNNVSAGFGNQNWRKVINEVIESKSVHLVIQNIMPLGKSIKAYAEIQARFKTEENQALPTASFLAMAEKLDMAIEIDKLIIESSLERIKSSNLSEKYFGLNITPSSAHSDQFMIWLERRLLKDTHIASKLIFEVSEFGLQQNIKASKRFIDMVHRVGARITVERFGVGLTSFKFFRDLKPDFIKMDASYTRGLEDDKNNQYFMRLMVDLAHRIGVSVFAEGVESQEEKHIVETLCLDGVQGYYIEKPKDI, from the coding sequence ATGGCAGCATTTAAAAAACTTATTTTTATACAACTGATGGCTTGGTTGATTCTTGTGACTGCTGGCTGTTATTTTATTAGCCAAAACTTTGATAGTGCCATCGGTAAAGCTCAAAAAAATGCGCAGGCGACCGTCGAGCAATATATTAAAAACCTATCTGCAACTGACCTCTCTGCTGATAACTTAAAAAATACACTTGCAAGCAGTGAAATCTTTTCACATTTTACTTTACGTGATTATCAAGGTGCGGAAGTATTTTCAGTTAACAATTCAGCGCAATTACCTGTTATTGCAGAACTTATTCAGTCAAACAATAACTCAGTACGCCCTCAGTATGCCACTAATGATAACGCCGATATAAAAGTTGAGTTTAAAATCAACATCACTCATTTGAGTGAGCAGTTTCAAACTGCTTTTTTTATAATTTTAATTATTAGCACCCTACTCGCTCTAATACCTATTGCATTAATGAAAACCATTGTTAAGCACATTAATGACAATATATGTACGGACGTTGCTGATGTCATTGATATTTATATAAACCAAAATCAACTAGGCGATGATTTTGCGACTAAAATTGATTCGCCAGAGTTAGCTAAGTTAGGGAAAAGTTTAATTCCTAGCTTTAATCGTTTATCGCACTTTTTAAAAAGTAAGAATGACAATATAAAAAATGCTGCACACACAATAAAACGTGAGGCCTACAAAGACGGTGTGACTGAGTTAGGTAATCGCAATATGTTTGTTGATTACTACGAAAAGAATATTGAAAACACCGAAGTAAGTACATTTGGCTCTTTAGCACTCGTTCGCTGTAGTGAGTTGCAGTCTATAAATCAAAGCCGCGGTTATCAAAAAGGTGATGAATACATTAAAGCCGTTGCAGATATTATTGTCAGCATCAGTGGCACCTATTCCGGCAGCCAAGTTTTTAGAGTAAACAGCTCTGATTTTATAACCATTTTACCAAATACCCCGTTGAAAGAAGCCGAAAAATTTGGTGAGAACTTACAATCTCGCTTTACTCAATATATGCAAAACCAAGAGCTTAGCTCGGTTGCAAACACGGGTATTGTGGGGTACGAAAAATCAAAACCTTTGGGTGAGTTACTCTCTATTGTTGATAATGCAATGAGCATGGCGCAGTCTAAGCAAGCTAATGCGTGGCATGTGCAACGTGATACTGATCTAGTTAATAATGTGAGCGCAGGATTTGGTAACCAAAACTGGCGTAAAGTGATTAACGAAGTAATTGAGTCTAAAAGCGTCCATTTGGTGATCCAAAATATTATGCCTTTAGGCAAAAGCATTAAAGCCTATGCTGAAATTCAAGCCCGCTTCAAAACAGAAGAAAACCAAGCTTTGCCTACCGCTTCATTTTTAGCAATGGCTGAAAAGCTCGATATGGCCATTGAAATTGACAAGTTAATAATAGAATCGTCTTTGGAAAGAATAAAATCGAGTAATTTATCTGAAAAGTATTTTGGCTTAAATATTACCCCATCTAGCGCGCACAGCGACCAATTCATGATTTGGTTAGAGCGCCGCTTACTCAAAGATACCCATATTGCTTCTAAGTTAATTTTTGAAGTGAGTGAATTTGGTCTTCAACAAAACATTAAAGCAAGCAAACGCTTTATTGATATGGTACATCGCGTTGGTGCCAGAATAACGGTAGAACGCTTTGGTGTGGGACTCACCTCATTTAAATTTTTCAGAGATTTAAAACCAGATTTTATTAAAATGGATGCAAGCTATACACGTGGTTTGGAAGACGATAAAAACAATCAGTACTTTATGCGTTTAATGGTCGACCTTGCCCATAGAATTGGCGTCAGTGTTTTTGCAGAGGGCGTTGAAAGCCAAGAAGAAAAACATATTGTAGAAACATTATGCCTTGATGGCGTTCAGGGTTATTACATTGAAAAGCCTAAAGACATCTAA
- the queE gene encoding 7-carboxy-7-deazaguanine synthase QueE, translated as MYKINEVFETIQGEASFTGTPSIFLRLQGCPVGCSWCDTKQTWDVDNVYKVSLDDTVEKKADSDHWAEASAAQVLELFKSRGYTAKHVVITGGEPCMYDLNPVCNLLHDHGFSTQIETSGTFEILAPAQTWVTVSPKINMRGGYKVLSSAMQRADEIKHPVAMQKHVEELEELFVATGVNPKLVYLQPISQKTSATKLAIDTCIAKNWRLSIQVHKFLGIS; from the coding sequence TTGTACAAAATTAATGAAGTGTTTGAAACCATTCAAGGTGAAGCGAGCTTTACCGGTACGCCGTCTATATTTTTACGCCTGCAAGGTTGTCCTGTGGGATGTTCGTGGTGTGACACTAAACAAACCTGGGATGTTGATAATGTATATAAAGTATCACTAGATGACACGGTAGAAAAAAAAGCCGACTCAGATCATTGGGCTGAGGCCAGTGCCGCGCAGGTCCTGGAGTTATTTAAATCCCGTGGCTATACAGCCAAGCATGTTGTGATCACCGGTGGTGAACCTTGCATGTACGATTTAAATCCAGTATGTAATTTATTGCATGATCATGGCTTTAGCACGCAAATAGAAACCAGTGGCACCTTCGAAATTCTCGCCCCTGCCCAAACGTGGGTTACGGTATCGCCAAAAATTAATATGCGTGGTGGTTACAAAGTATTGAGCAGTGCTATGCAACGCGCCGATGAAATTAAACATCCGGTTGCTATGCAAAAGCACGTAGAAGAACTGGAAGAGTTATTTGTCGCCACGGGTGTTAACCCAAAACTGGTATATTTACAGCCAATCAGCCAAAAAACGTCGGCAACTAAATTAGCCATTGATACTTGTATCGCCAAAAACTGGCGTTTATCAATTCAAGTACATAAGTTTTTGGGAATTAGTTAA
- a CDS encoding MATE family efflux transporter, translating into MRAHSQSHTRSDLLTAPILPTLKKMTVPMIFGMITLMMFNIVDTFFISLLGTEPLAAVSFTFPVTFTVISLAIGLGIGTSAVIAKALGSNNIEEARFDASVSLLVAVILVLVLSASGYLLIDPIFTLLGAGEQVLPLIHQYISIWFLGSVFLITPMIGNSVLRASGDTKTPSIIMGGAGLINAVLDPMLIFGFGPIPALGIKGAAIASVIAWAVAVAIILYILIFKKQLLSLKAGKQTIVGAIRKILKIGLPAAGANMLTPVAMAVMTALVAHHGPEAVAAFGVGSRIESIASLVVLALSMTLPPFISQNFGASHFSRVKDAYLGTLKFVMLWQFVIYIVLIIFSGVISEIFGKEQAVVDVIKLFIYTIPLSYGLQGVIILSNSSFNALHKPMNALVLSVIRLFVFYIPFAYIGNELAGLIGLFIGAAIGNLFTALVAYKWFMKEIEALSSQALQECSH; encoded by the coding sequence ATGCGCGCACATTCTCAATCACATACTCGCTCTGATTTACTCACCGCTCCAATTTTGCCTACGCTAAAGAAAATGACCGTTCCAATGATTTTTGGGATGATAACCTTAATGATGTTCAACATAGTTGATACTTTTTTTATTAGCTTATTGGGTACAGAGCCGCTTGCCGCGGTGAGTTTTACATTTCCCGTTACTTTTACTGTAATCAGTTTAGCAATTGGTTTAGGTATAGGTACTTCTGCGGTTATTGCAAAAGCATTAGGCAGTAACAATATAGAAGAAGCGCGTTTTGATGCCAGTGTTTCGTTGTTGGTAGCGGTAATATTAGTATTGGTTTTATCTGCCAGTGGCTATTTATTGATTGACCCCATATTTACCTTGCTTGGGGCAGGGGAGCAAGTACTTCCACTAATTCATCAGTATATTAGTATTTGGTTTTTGGGTAGTGTGTTTTTAATTACCCCCATGATTGGAAATTCAGTACTGCGTGCCAGTGGTGATACTAAAACACCAAGCATTATTATGGGCGGGGCTGGGCTTATTAATGCTGTACTCGATCCGATGCTTATTTTTGGCTTTGGTCCTATTCCCGCATTAGGTATTAAAGGGGCTGCTATTGCCAGTGTTATAGCTTGGGCAGTTGCAGTGGCGATTATTTTATACATATTAATTTTTAAAAAGCAGTTGCTCAGTTTAAAAGCGGGCAAACAAACCATTGTTGGTGCAATTCGTAAAATTTTAAAAATTGGTTTACCGGCAGCGGGTGCTAACATGCTCACCCCAGTTGCTATGGCGGTAATGACCGCATTGGTTGCTCATCATGGCCCCGAAGCTGTGGCAGCTTTTGGAGTAGGGAGTCGAATAGAATCAATAGCGAGTTTAGTGGTATTAGCTTTGTCGATGACCTTACCACCTTTTATTAGCCAAAATTTTGGAGCAAGTCATTTTTCTCGCGTAAAAGATGCCTACCTAGGTACGCTCAAGTTTGTAATGTTGTGGCAGTTTGTTATTTATATTGTATTAATTATTTTTTCAGGTGTCATTAGTGAAATATTTGGTAAAGAGCAAGCTGTTGTTGATGTCATCAAGCTGTTTATTTATACCATTCCTTTAAGTTATGGTTTGCAAGGAGTGATCATTTTATCAAACTCCTCGTTTAACGCTTTACACAAACCCATGAACGCCTTAGTTTTGAGCGTTATTCGATTGTTTGTTTTTTATATTCCCTTTGCGTATATCGGAAACGAACTTGCAGGCTTAATCGGCTTGTTTATTGGCGCGGCCATTGGTAATTTATTTACAGCACTTGTAGCCTACAAGTGGTTTATGAAAGAAATTGAAGCGTTAAGCAGTCAAGCATTACAGGAGTGTAGTCATTGA
- a CDS encoding class I SAM-dependent methyltransferase: MTTDFTPLINALADTPFSDNELCRVFHGRGHSVEALSHINLDFYPPSLFLVSYSEIDEETLAALTDTLWQWAQQHHPELITALVYQQRAGLQSHNTLVHGQLPVRHSVAENGVRFLVDLMSKQNTGIFPDMRKGREFVMQNSKHAKVLNLFSYTCGFSVAAMHGGADHVMNMDMSKGVLKVGKQNHQLNNVDRGVSFLPHDILKSFGKLKKAAPFDLIIVDPPSFQKGSFILTKDYQKVLRRLPELLNDTTQLLLCANSPELTENDFRALIEEHTQGAIEFVKRLEPTDRFIEIDSDKSLKALVYKTKT; this comes from the coding sequence ATGACAACCGATTTTACTCCCCTTATAAATGCTTTGGCAGACACGCCTTTTTCCGATAATGAGCTTTGCCGGGTATTTCATGGGCGTGGCCACAGTGTGGAAGCGCTTAGTCATATTAACTTAGACTTTTACCCACCAAGTTTGTTTTTGGTGTCATACAGTGAAATTGACGAGGAAACACTCGCTGCACTCACCGATACGTTATGGCAATGGGCACAACAACATCATCCAGAGTTAATTACTGCATTGGTGTATCAACAGCGAGCTGGGCTACAAAGCCATAACACCCTTGTTCACGGTCAACTGCCAGTTCGTCATAGCGTAGCCGAAAACGGGGTGCGTTTTTTGGTTGATTTAATGAGTAAGCAAAACACCGGTATTTTTCCTGATATGCGAAAAGGCCGTGAGTTTGTTATGCAAAATAGTAAGCACGCCAAAGTACTAAATTTGTTTTCTTATACCTGTGGTTTTTCGGTTGCGGCTATGCACGGTGGTGCAGATCATGTGATGAACATGGATATGAGCAAAGGTGTGTTAAAAGTGGGTAAGCAAAACCACCAACTCAATAATGTCGATCGTGGGGTCAGTTTTTTACCGCACGATATTTTAAAGTCGTTTGGTAAGCTAAAAAAAGCAGCACCGTTTGATTTGATTATTGTTGATCCGCCCAGTTTTCAAAAAGGCAGTTTTATTTTAACTAAAGACTATCAAAAAGTGCTGCGCAGACTTCCTGAGCTTTTAAACGATACTACACAGCTATTGTTATGCGCTAATAGCCCTGAGCTTACAGAAAACGATTTTAGAGCACTTATTGAAGAGCATACTCAAGGTGCTATTGAGTTTGTTAAACGCCTAGAACCTACGGATCGCTTTATTGAAATTGATAGCGATAAAAGCTTAAAAGCATTGGTGTACAAAACAAAAACATAG
- a CDS encoding isoprenylcysteine carboxylmethyltransferase family protein, translated as MLNNKIPPVVVVVFFAAVMALIAHYSVIDFSAFITYLSLALVATGCIFCIAGVVSFRFAKTTVLPNKPEQASSLVTSGVYKFSRNPMYLGFAFILAGWGVWLGSMWAFLGVAGFIAYITLFQIIPEERALHKLFGEQFDDYKSRVKRWL; from the coding sequence ATGTTAAATAATAAAATTCCACCGGTTGTGGTTGTGGTGTTTTTTGCTGCTGTAATGGCACTGATTGCACATTATAGCGTGATTGATTTTAGCGCATTTATTACTTATCTCTCGCTAGCACTTGTCGCTACTGGGTGTATATTTTGTATTGCTGGGGTCGTGAGTTTCCGGTTTGCTAAAACAACAGTACTACCTAACAAACCAGAACAAGCGTCTAGTTTAGTTACCTCAGGTGTTTATAAATTCTCTCGTAATCCGATGTATTTAGGTTTTGCGTTTATATTAGCAGGCTGGGGCGTGTGGTTGGGTTCAATGTGGGCTTTTTTAGGTGTAGCAGGGTTTATTGCTTACATTACCTTATTTCAAATAATCCCAGAGGAACGGGCGCTCCACAAATTATTTGGTGAGCAATTTGACGATTATAAATCACGAGTAAAACGCTGGCTTTAA